One Glycine soja cultivar W05 chromosome 2, ASM419377v2, whole genome shotgun sequence genomic region harbors:
- the LOC114379810 gene encoding UDP-glycosyltransferase 74B1-like: MAEQRQNNVHVLVLPYPAQGHINPLLQFAKRLASKGVKATVATTHYTANSINAPNITIEAISDGFDQAGFAQTNNNMQLFLASFRTNGSRTLSLLIKKHQQTPSPVTCIVYDSFFPWALDVAKQNGLYGAAFFTNSAAVCNIFCRIHHGFLQLPVKTEDLPLRLPGLPPLDSRSLPSFVKFPESYPAYMAMKLSQFSNLNNADWMFVNTFQALESEVVKGLTELFPAKMIGPMVPSSYLDGRIKGDKGYGASLWKPLAEECSNWLEAKAPQSVVYISFGSMVSLTAEQVEEVAWGLKESGVSFLWVLRESEHGKLPLGYRELVKDKGLIVTWCNQLELLAHQATGCFVTHCGWNSTLESLSLGVPVVCLPQWADQLPDAKFLDEIWDVGVWPKEDEKGIVRKQEFVKSLKVVMEGEKSREIRRNAHKWKKLAREAVAEGGSSDNHINQFVNHLMNLI, encoded by the exons ATGGCTGAGCAGAGGCAAAACAACGTCCACGTTCTTGTTCTGCCATACCCTGCCCAAGGCCACATCAACCCCCTCCTCCAATTCGCAAAAAGATTAGCTTCAAAGGGCGTTAAAGCCACAGTTGCCACCACTCACTACACTGCCAACTCCATCAATGCACCCAACATCACGATCGAAGCCATCTCCGATGGCTTCGACCAAGCGGGCTTCGCccaaacaaacaacaacatgCAGCTCTTCCTGGCCTCCTTCAGAACAAACGGTTCCAGGACCTTGTCTCTGCTCatcaaaaaacaccaacaaactCCCTCTCCCGTCACCTGCATTGTCTACGACTCCTTTTTCCCGTGGGCTCTCGACGTGGCCAAGCAGAATGGCCTTTACGGAGCCGCCTTTTTCACAAACTCAGCCGCCGTCTGCAACATATTCTGTCGCATTCATCATGGTTTCCTTCAGCTCCCTGTTAAGACGGAAGACCTCCCCCTGCGTCTTCCTGGTCTTCCTCCCTTGGATTCTCGCTCCCTCCCGAGTTTCGTTAAGTTTCCGGAGAGCTATCCCGCTTACATGGCCATGAAATTGAGCCAATTCTCCAACTTGAACAATGCGGATTGGATGTTCGTCAACACCTTTCAAGCATTGGAAAGCGAG GTGGTGAAAGGCTTAACGGAGCTCTTTCCGGCGAAGATGATAGGGCCAATGGTCCCTTCTAGTTACTTGGATGGGAGGATTAAAGGGGACAAAGGGTATGGAGCAAGTCTATGGAAGCCTCTAGCTGAAGAGTGCAGCAATTGGTTGGAAGCAAAGGCGCCGCAGTCTGTGGTGTACATCTCCTTTGGAAGCATGGTGTCATTGACAGCAGAACAGGTGGAAGAGGTGGCATGGGGATTGAAAGAAAGTGGGGTGAGTTTCTTGTGGGTTTTAAGAGAATCTGAACATGGCAAATTGCCTCTTGGGTACAGAGAATTGGTAAAAGATAAGGGTCTAATTGTGACATGGTGTAACCAACTTGAATTGCTGGCTCACCAAGCCACTGGCTGCTTTGTGACACATTGTGGCTGGAATTCCACCCTCGAAAGCCTTAGCCTCGGTGTTCCGGTGGTGTGTTTGCCACAGTGGGCTGACCAGTTGCCTGATGCTAAGTTTTTGGATGAAATCTGGGATGTTGGTGTGTGGCCTAAGGAGGATGAGAAAGGAATTGTGAGGAAGCAAGAGTTTGTCAAGAGTTTGAAGGTTGTGATGGAGGGTGAAAAAAGCCGAGAGATTAGAAGGAACGCCCATAAATGGAAGAAGTTGGCTAGGGAAGCAGTTGCTGAAGGAGGCAGCTCTGATAATCACATTAATCAGTTTGTGAATCATTTGATGAATCTGATATGA